The DNA segment GAGCCGCGTCCGATGAACCGTAGACGGGCGTATCGTTCCAGTAGTTGGCCTCTTCAGGCAGCTTCAGGCTGCGCAGGTAAGCGGCCACGTCGTCGATCTCGGCGTCGGTCAGCACGCCGCCCTTGACCTTCTTGCCAGCGGCCAGGTACTCGCTGCCGTCGTAGGTGGGCATCAGGCTGCCGGGCTTGACCAGGGGGCTGTGCTTGATCCAGGCGTGCAACTCGGCCTTGGCGTCGGGGGCTTCCCAGTGTTCCGGGGTCATGGCTTCCCACATGCCCGCGCCCAGGGTGCGGCGGGTCCCGAAGAAGCTCAGGTCCGGGCCAGCCGCACCGGCAGCGGTGGTGCCCTGTACACGGTGACAGGCGGCGCAGGCCAGCGCGCCAGTGGCAGGCTTGCCTTTTATAAAGATCTCGTAGCCGCGTGCTTCGGGGCTATCTGCGACGGGTTCGGGGGCTTTGTAAGCCTTGGCAGCGGCCAGGAAGGTGTTGTACCGCTCCTGATCTAGTGCCACCACCTTGTAGCGCATGTTGGCGTGGCTGCCGCCGCACAGTTGCGAGCAGTTGCCCTGATACACGCCCGCACGGTCGGTGTCCACATTCCATGTCTTGAGGGTGGCGGGCATGGCCGCGCGCTGGCCGCCTACGTTGGGTGCCCAGAAGCCGTGGATCACGTCACCGCTGGTGATGGTCAGCGCCACGTCCTGCTTGGTGGGCATGATCAGCTCGTTGCCGTTGGCCACCGTGCCGCCCGCGTCTGCCTTGGTCTCGGGATACGAGAAGTTCCACCAGAACTGACGGCCCAGCACGTCGATCTTGGTGGACGTCTCGGCAACGGGGTTGAGGATCGCCATGCTGCGCACGGTCAGGATCGCCAGGAACATCACGATGATCACCGGCACCACCACCAGAATAATTTCCAGGCGGTTGTTGCCATGGAACTGCGCCGGCTCTGCGGTGTGCTTGTCCTCACGGAACTTGTTCACGGTAAAGAACAGTGCGTAGGACACGCCCACGAAAATAATGATCGACAGCGCGATGGCAAAGATGCTCATGAAGGCGACTTCGCGGTTGTAACCCGACGCCATG comes from the Deinococcus sp. AJ005 genome and includes:
- the coxB gene encoding cytochrome c oxidase subunit II; translated protein: MNTIHRHSGQSQGTPPPHGRLSHHKLRRTLGPALAAGLGVTLLSGCGSQQLITFGDMASGYNREVAFMSIFAIALSIIIFVGVSYALFFTVNKFREDKHTAEPAQFHGNNRLEIILVVVPVIIVMFLAILTVRSMAILNPVAETSTKIDVLGRQFWWNFSYPETKADAGGTVANGNELIMPTKQDVALTITSGDVIHGFWAPNVGGQRAAMPATLKTWNVDTDRAGVYQGNCSQLCGGSHANMRYKVVALDQERYNTFLAAAKAYKAPEPVADSPEARGYEIFIKGKPATGALACAACHRVQGTTAAGAAGPDLSFFGTRRTLGAGMWEAMTPEHWEAPDAKAELHAWIKHSPLVKPGSLMPTYDGSEYLAAGKKVKGGVLTDAEIDDVAAYLRSLKLPEEANYWNDTPVYGSSDAAQNAPAQTAKTSSPTPGGNQ